From the Solanum stenotomum isolate F172 chromosome 4, ASM1918654v1, whole genome shotgun sequence genome, one window contains:
- the LOC125863254 gene encoding YTH domain-containing protein ECT4 isoform X2 — MSLFSSADQPRAESPLELIQGTEENLQITTPLLQNSQAMYNEGAPEFVVDQGLYYPPATNYGYFCTGLESPGDWDGHQGFFGLDGQDIQYMDAQTESFPYVYYTPNYGCAQSSYNPYNPYIPGAVVGVDGPCAGPQHYYTIPPYENLGSSSYFPMAVPSTSSIPANAADPIMDSVLSSTNRADDLRLKRNLSPTSPIFTPTSLGPASGYKSASNRGSESAKINAASSKQHMSHGFSSPSSQGKVAQAIGSIIHGKALSNHGQLRAPLPPEIDLSNHRSGAHERANTDKIRTKFLNGTTLSDGKVSPDMLMEQNRGPRIDRMKKQLLVKAYSTRAGNVDVQGNIVIHADEYNRGDFLMDFVNAKFFVIKSYSEDDVHKSIKYNVWSSTPNGNKKLNSAYEDAQRITAGNPRGCPIFLFFSVNASGQFCGVAEMTGPVDFYNDMDFWQQDKWSGSFPVKWHFIKDVPNPNFRHIILENNENKPVTNSRDTQEIRYKKGIEMLKVFKDYASRTSLLDDFMYYENRQKLLQEEKAKLLIRSYDSPFAVPVLDPPRKLNSTPGLPSGESEKSSKCGEQQSGNCMAVPAELNSIVSKANKESADNGDKLVAEGGPLVNTALKIGSLTINPKPLDDKPLDVHSTTNTAASTQSVDVVTVGSMPVKVNGHAESSGFLTIGTIPLDPRAFQREEASGSGKKVLK, encoded by the exons ATTCAGGGTACTGAGGAAAACCTGCAGATCACTACTCCCCTGCTTCAGAACTCTCAAGCTATGTATAATGAAGGAGCCCCTGAGTTTGTTGTTGATCAGGGATTATATTATCCACCTGCCACCAATTATGGTTATTTCTGTACAG GATTAGAATCACCTGGTGATTGGGATGGCCACCAAGGATTTTTTGGTCTGGATGGTCAGGATATTCAGTATATG GATGCTCAAACTGAAAGTTTCCCGTATGTATATTATACACCTAACTATGGATGTGCACAGTCTTCATATAACCCATACAACCCTTACATTCCTGGTGCTGTAGTAGGAGTTGATGGACCATGTGCAGGGCCACAACATTACTACACAATCCCCCCTTATGAAAATTTGGGATCATCTTCATACTTCCCCATGGCGGTGCCATCTACATCTAGTATTCCTGCGAATGCTGCAGACCCGATAATGGATAGTGTTCTATCTTCTACTAACAGAGCTGACGATCTTCGTCTTAAACGTAATTTATCTCCAACATCTCCAATATTTACCCCGACTTCATTAGGGCCAGCTTCAGGTTATAAAAGTGCATCTAACAGGGGATCTGAAAGTGCAAAGATCAATGCTGCATCGAGCAAGCAGCACATGTCACATGGTTTTTCCAGTCCATCCTCTCAA GGTAAAGTTGCTCAAGCTATAGGAAGCATTATTCATGGGAAGGCTTTGTCTAATCACGGTCAACTGAGAGCTCCTCTTCCACCTGAAATTGACTTGTCTAATCACAGATCAGGTGCTCATGAGCGGGCTAATACAGATAAAATCAGGACAAAGTTTCTAAATGGAACAACCCTAAGTGATGGGAAAGTTAGTCCTGATATGTTGATGGAACAGAATAGAGGACCTCGGATTGACAGAATGAAAAAGCAATTGCTTGTGAAGGCCTACTCTACAAGAGCAGGAAATGTTGATGTGCAAGGCAATATAGTTATTCATGCTGATGAGTATAATAGAGGTGATTTTCTGATGGACTTCGTGAATGCAAAGTTTTTTGTAATCAAATCATACAGTGAGGATGATGTGCACAAGAGTATAAAGTACAATGTTTGGTCATCAACCCCTAATGGGAACAAAAAGCTGAATAGTGCTTATGAAGATGCTCAGAGAATTACTGCTGGAAATCCAAGAGGCTGCCCaatattcctttttttctcG GTTAATGCAAGTGGGCAGTTTTGTGGGGTCGCTGAAATGACTGGTCCTGTAGACTTCTACAATGACATGGATTTCTGGCAGCAAGATAAGTGGAGTGGTAGCTTCCCTGTGAAGTGGCACTTCATAAAGGATGTCCCAAACCCTAACTTTAGGCATATTATATTAGAGAACAATGAGAACAAGCCAGTAACTAACAGCAGAGACACACAAGAG ATACGCTACAAGAAAGGCATTGAGATGCTGAAAGTATTTAAGGATTATGCGTCAAGGACATCATTACTAGACGACTTCATGTATTATGAAAACAGACAGAAACTCTTGCAGGAAGAGAAGGCCAAGCTGCTAATCAGGAGCTACGATAGCCCATTTGCTGTTCCTGTACTGGATCCTCCACGCAAGCTAAATTCTACTCCAGGTTTACCTTCTGGTGAAAGTGAGAAAAGCTCAAAGTGTGGTGAACAACAATCTGGAAATTGCATGGCTGTTCCTGCAGAACTGAATTCCATAGTTTCTAAAGCTAACAAAGAGAGTGCAGATAATGGTGACAAACTTGTGGCTGAAGGAGGTCCACTCGTGAATACTGCACTGAAGATTGGTTCCCTAACTATCAACCCGAAACCATTGGACGATAAGCCCCTGGATGTACATAGCACTACCAACACAGCGGCCAGCACCCAGTCAGTTGATGTTGTCACTGTGGGATCTATGCCTGTTAAAGTTAATGGACATGCTGAATCTTCTGGTTTCCTGACTATTGGAACAATTCCTCTTGATCCTAGAGCTTTCCAGCGTGAAGAGGCCAGTGGATCTGGAAAAAAGGTCCTTAAGTGA
- the LOC125863254 gene encoding YTH domain-containing protein ECT4 isoform X3: MYNEGAPEFVVDQGLYYPPATNYGYFCTGLESPGDWDGHQGFFGLDGQDIQYMDAQTESFPYVYYTPNYGCAQSSYNPYNPYIPGAVVGVDGPCAGPQHYYTIPPYENLGSSSYFPMAVPSTSSIPANAADPIMDSVLSSTNRADDLRLKRNLSPTSPIFTPTSLGPASGYKSASNRGSESAKINAASSKQHMSHGFSSPSSQVHPGKVAQAIGSIIHGKALSNHGQLRAPLPPEIDLSNHRSGAHERANTDKIRTKFLNGTTLSDGKVSPDMLMEQNRGPRIDRMKKQLLVKAYSTRAGNVDVQGNIVIHADEYNRGDFLMDFVNAKFFVIKSYSEDDVHKSIKYNVWSSTPNGNKKLNSAYEDAQRITAGNPRGCPIFLFFSVNASGQFCGVAEMTGPVDFYNDMDFWQQDKWSGSFPVKWHFIKDVPNPNFRHIILENNENKPVTNSRDTQEIRYKKGIEMLKVFKDYASRTSLLDDFMYYENRQKLLQEEKAKLLIRSYDSPFAVPVLDPPRKLNSTPGLPSGESEKSSKCGEQQSGNCMAVPAELNSIVSKANKESADNGDKLVAEGGPLVNTALKIGSLTINPKPLDDKPLDVHSTTNTAASTQSVDVVTVGSMPVKVNGHAESSGFLTIGTIPLDPRAFQREEASGSGKKVLK, encoded by the exons ATGTATAATGAAGGAGCCCCTGAGTTTGTTGTTGATCAGGGATTATATTATCCACCTGCCACCAATTATGGTTATTTCTGTACAG GATTAGAATCACCTGGTGATTGGGATGGCCACCAAGGATTTTTTGGTCTGGATGGTCAGGATATTCAGTATATG GATGCTCAAACTGAAAGTTTCCCGTATGTATATTATACACCTAACTATGGATGTGCACAGTCTTCATATAACCCATACAACCCTTACATTCCTGGTGCTGTAGTAGGAGTTGATGGACCATGTGCAGGGCCACAACATTACTACACAATCCCCCCTTATGAAAATTTGGGATCATCTTCATACTTCCCCATGGCGGTGCCATCTACATCTAGTATTCCTGCGAATGCTGCAGACCCGATAATGGATAGTGTTCTATCTTCTACTAACAGAGCTGACGATCTTCGTCTTAAACGTAATTTATCTCCAACATCTCCAATATTTACCCCGACTTCATTAGGGCCAGCTTCAGGTTATAAAAGTGCATCTAACAGGGGATCTGAAAGTGCAAAGATCAATGCTGCATCGAGCAAGCAGCACATGTCACATGGTTTTTCCAGTCCATCCTCTCAAGTACACCCG GGTAAAGTTGCTCAAGCTATAGGAAGCATTATTCATGGGAAGGCTTTGTCTAATCACGGTCAACTGAGAGCTCCTCTTCCACCTGAAATTGACTTGTCTAATCACAGATCAGGTGCTCATGAGCGGGCTAATACAGATAAAATCAGGACAAAGTTTCTAAATGGAACAACCCTAAGTGATGGGAAAGTTAGTCCTGATATGTTGATGGAACAGAATAGAGGACCTCGGATTGACAGAATGAAAAAGCAATTGCTTGTGAAGGCCTACTCTACAAGAGCAGGAAATGTTGATGTGCAAGGCAATATAGTTATTCATGCTGATGAGTATAATAGAGGTGATTTTCTGATGGACTTCGTGAATGCAAAGTTTTTTGTAATCAAATCATACAGTGAGGATGATGTGCACAAGAGTATAAAGTACAATGTTTGGTCATCAACCCCTAATGGGAACAAAAAGCTGAATAGTGCTTATGAAGATGCTCAGAGAATTACTGCTGGAAATCCAAGAGGCTGCCCaatattcctttttttctcG GTTAATGCAAGTGGGCAGTTTTGTGGGGTCGCTGAAATGACTGGTCCTGTAGACTTCTACAATGACATGGATTTCTGGCAGCAAGATAAGTGGAGTGGTAGCTTCCCTGTGAAGTGGCACTTCATAAAGGATGTCCCAAACCCTAACTTTAGGCATATTATATTAGAGAACAATGAGAACAAGCCAGTAACTAACAGCAGAGACACACAAGAG ATACGCTACAAGAAAGGCATTGAGATGCTGAAAGTATTTAAGGATTATGCGTCAAGGACATCATTACTAGACGACTTCATGTATTATGAAAACAGACAGAAACTCTTGCAGGAAGAGAAGGCCAAGCTGCTAATCAGGAGCTACGATAGCCCATTTGCTGTTCCTGTACTGGATCCTCCACGCAAGCTAAATTCTACTCCAGGTTTACCTTCTGGTGAAAGTGAGAAAAGCTCAAAGTGTGGTGAACAACAATCTGGAAATTGCATGGCTGTTCCTGCAGAACTGAATTCCATAGTTTCTAAAGCTAACAAAGAGAGTGCAGATAATGGTGACAAACTTGTGGCTGAAGGAGGTCCACTCGTGAATACTGCACTGAAGATTGGTTCCCTAACTATCAACCCGAAACCATTGGACGATAAGCCCCTGGATGTACATAGCACTACCAACACAGCGGCCAGCACCCAGTCAGTTGATGTTGTCACTGTGGGATCTATGCCTGTTAAAGTTAATGGACATGCTGAATCTTCTGGTTTCCTGACTATTGGAACAATTCCTCTTGATCCTAGAGCTTTCCAGCGTGAAGAGGCCAGTGGATCTGGAAAAAAGGTCCTTAAGTGA
- the LOC125863254 gene encoding YTH domain-containing protein ECT4 isoform X1, with translation MSLFSSADQPRAESPLELIQGTEENLQITTPLLQNSQAMYNEGAPEFVVDQGLYYPPATNYGYFCTGLESPGDWDGHQGFFGLDGQDIQYMDAQTESFPYVYYTPNYGCAQSSYNPYNPYIPGAVVGVDGPCAGPQHYYTIPPYENLGSSSYFPMAVPSTSSIPANAADPIMDSVLSSTNRADDLRLKRNLSPTSPIFTPTSLGPASGYKSASNRGSESAKINAASSKQHMSHGFSSPSSQVHPGKVAQAIGSIIHGKALSNHGQLRAPLPPEIDLSNHRSGAHERANTDKIRTKFLNGTTLSDGKVSPDMLMEQNRGPRIDRMKKQLLVKAYSTRAGNVDVQGNIVIHADEYNRGDFLMDFVNAKFFVIKSYSEDDVHKSIKYNVWSSTPNGNKKLNSAYEDAQRITAGNPRGCPIFLFFSVNASGQFCGVAEMTGPVDFYNDMDFWQQDKWSGSFPVKWHFIKDVPNPNFRHIILENNENKPVTNSRDTQEIRYKKGIEMLKVFKDYASRTSLLDDFMYYENRQKLLQEEKAKLLIRSYDSPFAVPVLDPPRKLNSTPGLPSGESEKSSKCGEQQSGNCMAVPAELNSIVSKANKESADNGDKLVAEGGPLVNTALKIGSLTINPKPLDDKPLDVHSTTNTAASTQSVDVVTVGSMPVKVNGHAESSGFLTIGTIPLDPRAFQREEASGSGKKVLK, from the exons ATTCAGGGTACTGAGGAAAACCTGCAGATCACTACTCCCCTGCTTCAGAACTCTCAAGCTATGTATAATGAAGGAGCCCCTGAGTTTGTTGTTGATCAGGGATTATATTATCCACCTGCCACCAATTATGGTTATTTCTGTACAG GATTAGAATCACCTGGTGATTGGGATGGCCACCAAGGATTTTTTGGTCTGGATGGTCAGGATATTCAGTATATG GATGCTCAAACTGAAAGTTTCCCGTATGTATATTATACACCTAACTATGGATGTGCACAGTCTTCATATAACCCATACAACCCTTACATTCCTGGTGCTGTAGTAGGAGTTGATGGACCATGTGCAGGGCCACAACATTACTACACAATCCCCCCTTATGAAAATTTGGGATCATCTTCATACTTCCCCATGGCGGTGCCATCTACATCTAGTATTCCTGCGAATGCTGCAGACCCGATAATGGATAGTGTTCTATCTTCTACTAACAGAGCTGACGATCTTCGTCTTAAACGTAATTTATCTCCAACATCTCCAATATTTACCCCGACTTCATTAGGGCCAGCTTCAGGTTATAAAAGTGCATCTAACAGGGGATCTGAAAGTGCAAAGATCAATGCTGCATCGAGCAAGCAGCACATGTCACATGGTTTTTCCAGTCCATCCTCTCAAGTACACCCG GGTAAAGTTGCTCAAGCTATAGGAAGCATTATTCATGGGAAGGCTTTGTCTAATCACGGTCAACTGAGAGCTCCTCTTCCACCTGAAATTGACTTGTCTAATCACAGATCAGGTGCTCATGAGCGGGCTAATACAGATAAAATCAGGACAAAGTTTCTAAATGGAACAACCCTAAGTGATGGGAAAGTTAGTCCTGATATGTTGATGGAACAGAATAGAGGACCTCGGATTGACAGAATGAAAAAGCAATTGCTTGTGAAGGCCTACTCTACAAGAGCAGGAAATGTTGATGTGCAAGGCAATATAGTTATTCATGCTGATGAGTATAATAGAGGTGATTTTCTGATGGACTTCGTGAATGCAAAGTTTTTTGTAATCAAATCATACAGTGAGGATGATGTGCACAAGAGTATAAAGTACAATGTTTGGTCATCAACCCCTAATGGGAACAAAAAGCTGAATAGTGCTTATGAAGATGCTCAGAGAATTACTGCTGGAAATCCAAGAGGCTGCCCaatattcctttttttctcG GTTAATGCAAGTGGGCAGTTTTGTGGGGTCGCTGAAATGACTGGTCCTGTAGACTTCTACAATGACATGGATTTCTGGCAGCAAGATAAGTGGAGTGGTAGCTTCCCTGTGAAGTGGCACTTCATAAAGGATGTCCCAAACCCTAACTTTAGGCATATTATATTAGAGAACAATGAGAACAAGCCAGTAACTAACAGCAGAGACACACAAGAG ATACGCTACAAGAAAGGCATTGAGATGCTGAAAGTATTTAAGGATTATGCGTCAAGGACATCATTACTAGACGACTTCATGTATTATGAAAACAGACAGAAACTCTTGCAGGAAGAGAAGGCCAAGCTGCTAATCAGGAGCTACGATAGCCCATTTGCTGTTCCTGTACTGGATCCTCCACGCAAGCTAAATTCTACTCCAGGTTTACCTTCTGGTGAAAGTGAGAAAAGCTCAAAGTGTGGTGAACAACAATCTGGAAATTGCATGGCTGTTCCTGCAGAACTGAATTCCATAGTTTCTAAAGCTAACAAAGAGAGTGCAGATAATGGTGACAAACTTGTGGCTGAAGGAGGTCCACTCGTGAATACTGCACTGAAGATTGGTTCCCTAACTATCAACCCGAAACCATTGGACGATAAGCCCCTGGATGTACATAGCACTACCAACACAGCGGCCAGCACCCAGTCAGTTGATGTTGTCACTGTGGGATCTATGCCTGTTAAAGTTAATGGACATGCTGAATCTTCTGGTTTCCTGACTATTGGAACAATTCCTCTTGATCCTAGAGCTTTCCAGCGTGAAGAGGCCAGTGGATCTGGAAAAAAGGTCCTTAAGTGA